The DNA region ACCTCGTACATCGACGGCCGCCAGCTCTTCCCCGGCTTGTTTCTGAAAAATGCGCAGTCCCTCAACCGTTGCCCCGTCAGCTTGTATCGTCATCGCCGATTCGGATTCTTCATTTAATAACGTCGCCCTGCCCAACCCCTGAATGATTAACGGCTTATTAATAAGGACCGGTCCCGAGTAGTTCCCTTCCGGCAACACAATGCGGTCCCCCGGTTTGGCTTGATCAACGATATCCTGCAGAGAAGGAGCGGATTCATGTAAAAACCCGTTATCGCCATCGGAGGCATATACAGCGGACGTATCCCAAAATGGATAACCTAGCAGAAAGACGCCGGACAGAATAAAAATTATGAATTTACTTTTGACATTCATCTTTTCCTCCCTATTCGGACACTCCTCTCACAAAATATCCCAATAGCATCATAAGCTATAACTGTTGATTCTTTATATAGCCCATCCGAGTGATAATAATCATAAATAACCGATGTTTTATGTCTTTTCTATGACAATTAGTTGGGGTGATTGACGATCTGAAAGGACGTATCCATTCGTTCTATTAGTATAGTTCTTTTCACACAGGTTATAACTCAACTTTCGCGGCAAAAAAACGGCAGACAAGCCTTGATGCAGCAGGGCTGCTTCGTTGAGGAAGCGTTAACGATGTGGAAGCGTCACGATCCGGCGGGGGCAGCGTATCTACCTTTTGCACCGTAGCCGTTTCGAGCCGTGTCACAAATCGACGCCTGGTGAGGGGCTATCTAAAAGGTTCGTGTCGTGGTGTTCGTGTCGTGGTGTCCCTGCCTGCTGTCTGCCTTTGCACGATTATCCCCTTCGTTAAGGAGCAGGGAGCAGGGGTGGGGCTAGAGCAAGTCAAGGGTTCCAAAAAAAGAGAAGAAAAAACACAAAAATGCTGAGGAAAAAATGAGGCGGTTCAAGTGAGATTTTCGGCTTGATAGGAGAACGTACGTTTGGTATAATGAAATAAATGGAACCTATGTTCGTATATTTTTAATTCGGGGGCGAGCGAATATGGAAGTCAATACGGGAACGGAACTTCAGCCATTCAGCAGCCGTTTTAACAGCGAGCAGGACTGCATGGAAGCGCTAATCGCGATGAAGTGGCCAAACGGCTTTGTCTGCCCGCGCTGCGCTCACACCCGGTGCAGCCGTCTCACCTCCCGGCATATCCCCTTATTCGAGTGCGGAAAGTGCAAGCATCAAACATCACCTTTGGTCAGCACGATTTTTGAAGGAACGCATCTCCCCTTGGTGAAGTGGTTTCAGGTGCTGGAGTTGTTCCTGCTGGAGGGCGGCATCTCAGCGTTGCGGCTTAGCAAGGTGATCCGTGTCGCCTACAAGACCGCCTGGTCGATGCTGCACAAAATACGCCATGCCGTGGGGGAGTTCGATGCCCGGGAACTGCTCTCCGGAGACGTGAAGGTGAACAGCGATCAGTATGGGCGTAATCCGTCCCGGTGTCAGCTTTCGCATCCGTACACCTCGGCGGTCGTGGCCGGCTGCACGGTCACGGAGTCGGGCGAGCCGGAGCAGGTCAAAATCCGCCTGGTACCGCATAAGCGGGGAGGCGAAAAGAGGGCAAGCCGTCACGATCAAACCGCGTTTATTAGCCGGCATGTGGATGTCCATACATCGGCGGTACAGTTGTTTCTTCAGGCCTTTCGGCTGTATGCGCCCTTGCGGAAAGTGGTGAGAGAGGCGTGGGAATCGCTGAAGAGTACGTATGGAGCCTTGGGACTGAAGCATCTGCAGGCGTACCTGAACGAGTACACCGGACGCCGCCGGCTGCGCCTGTCCGGAGGACTGCCCGGAGCGGAAGAAACGATGCGGCAGAAGTTGCTGCAAATGTGTGTGGCGATTCCGGCGATCCCTTACCGTAAGCTGGTCGCACGCCAACCGAATCAGCCCCTTGCGGCTGCGGCCTGAATCGTGGCGCTTGAACGCTAGGAGGAGTTTGATGCAGATCAACTTAATGGGTCCTTGATCTCCTGCCTTGATCTCTTGTCCGGTCTATTTCACCTACCCTAAACCTGATTCCTTCTCCTAAGCCGTCTAAATTATCTCGAACCTATCTGCTTCTCTACCAAATTTTCTTCTCCCGAGCTTGTCTGTTTCTCTGATGCATGATCAACTCTTAGCTGCCTGATCAAACGGGATAATCGTGCAAAGTCTCCGGACAGCAAGTGTTGATCTACCGCCCACGCCCACCCCACTTCCCTGTCCTCAAGCTTTCAACGGCCTTCCGCGTTTCTTGCCACGAGCGGTTTTCGACTTGACTGGCAAGCAAGGATTATAAGGTTGAGCCAGACACCTCTTCCGTCCGCCTATCTTAATTCTTTGAACACCTCTAGCTCAGGGACTCAAGCTGATTTTTGCTCTGCGAAAGTTGAGTTATAAATGCTATAATGTTCGCAAAAAAGCTTCTCACGAGCATATGCCCGGAGAAGCTTTTTTTAATATTTTATGTGGTTAAACGGCATTTCCGTTTACGGAAACTTTTGATAATAAGGGCGGGGGGCCCTTATTACATCATGCCCATGCCGCCCATTCCGCCCATGTCCGGAGCGGCTGGTTTTTCCGGTTCCGGTTTGTCGGCGATCACCGCTTCGGTCGTCAGGAACAGACCAGCAACGGAAGCTGCGTGCTGCAGCGCGGAACGAGTAACTTTAGCAGGGTCTACGATACCGGCTTCGATCATGTTCACCCATTCGCCGGTAGCGGCGTTGTAGCCGATACCCACTTTTTCTTTCTTCAGGCGATCCACGATCACGGAGCCTTCTTCGCCGGCGTTAGCGGCAATCGTGCGAACCGGTTCTTCCAGTGCGCGAAGCACGATGTTCACGCCGGTTTTTTCGTCGCCTTCAGCTTGAACGGAAGCCACCGCATTGTATACGTTCACGAGAGCCACGCCCCCGCCGGATACGATACCTTCTTCAACGGCTGCACGCGTTGCGTTCAGGGCGTCTTCGATGCGCAGTTTGCGTTCTTTCAGCTCGGTTTCCGTAGCCGCGCCGACCTTAACAACCGCTACGCCGCCGGCTAGTTTAGCCAGACGTTCTTGCAGTTTTTCTTTGTCGAACTCGGAAGTCGTTTCTTCCAGTTGCGCGCGGATTTGGTTGACGCGAGCTTGGATGTCGGCTTTGTCGCCGCTGCCGTCCACGATCGTCGTATTTTCTTTCGTAACGATAACTTGACGTGCGTTACCGAGTTGATCCACAGTCGTGCTCTTCAGGTCAAGGCCGAGTTTTTCGGTGATCACTTGACCGCCCGTCAGAGCGGCGATGTCTTGCAGCATCGCTTCGCGGCGATCGCCGAAGCCAGGAGCTTTAACGGCTACCGCGTTGAACGTGCCGCGCAGCTTGTTCACGATCAGCATCGCTTGCGCTTCGCCTTCGATATCTTCAGCGATGATCAACAGCGGTCTGGATTGTTGCACGATCTTCTCCAGCAACGGCAGGATTTCTTGTGTGCTGCTGATCTTCTTGTCAGTGATCAGAATGTAAGGATTGTCGAGTACGGCTTCCATTTTGTCCGTATCGGTGATCATGTAAGGAGATACATAGCCGCGGTCGAATTGCATCCCTTCCACCACTTCAAGTTCGGTGGCAAAACCGCGGGATTCTTCAACGGTAATCACGCCGTCTTTGCCCACTTTTTCCATCGCTTCGGCGATCAGTTCGCCGACTTCTTCGTCAGCAGCGGAGATAGCGGCAACTTGCGCGATCGATTGTTTGCCTTCGATCGTTTTGGAGATGTTCTTCAATTCTTCAACAGCCGCGCGAACCGCTTTGTCGATCCCTTTGCGCAGGCCGATTGGGCTGGCGCCTGCCGTAACGTTTTTCAAACCTTCGCGGATCAGCGCTTGCGCCAGAACCGTAGCGGTCGTCGTACCATCGCCGGCAACGTCGTTCGTTTTGGTAGCTACTTCTTTAACGAGTTGGGCGCCCATGTTTTCAAAAGCGTTTTCCAGTTCGATTTCTTTAGCGATCGTTACGCCGTCATTCGTGATCAGCGGGCTGCCGAATTTTTTCTCCAGCACCACGTTGCGGCCTTTCGGTCCAAGCGTTACTTTTACTGCGTTCGCCAAAGCGTCAACCCCACGAAGCATTGCGTGGCGGGCGTCTTCACTGAATCTGATCTCTTTTGCCATGATTAGATTACCTCCCTGAAAATGTTGGATGAAAATTCATTCGTATATTTCGGCTAAATTTCACCTAGCTGCTGTTCTTAGCCGATGATCGCGTGAATGTCGCTTTCTTTCATAATCAAATACTCTTTGCCTTCGTATTTCACTTCGGTTCCTGCGTATTTGGAGAACAGCACGCGGTCGCCTTCTTTAACTTCAAGCGGAACGCGCACCCCGTCCTTCAAAGTACCGCTGCCTACGGCGATTACTTTGCCCTCCTGCGGTTTTTCCTTGGCCGTATCCGGAAGCACGATGCCAAATGCCGTTGTCTCCTCCTGCTCGATCGGTTGTACCAGAACGCGTTCACCTAAAGGTTTGATCATGAAAAAACAGCCTCCTTTGAATATGTTGGTTTAAGGGTTTGTAAGGTCATATGTATTAGCACTCGATCTGTTCAAGTGCTAACAACCACTTTTATATTACTCAACTTGCGGACAGATTTCAAGTTCCTTTATGCAATTTTTTTCTATATTTTACGGGCGTGGAGATGCCCTTCCCATTGTATCCTATGAGTTGGAAAAATATTCCTGATACTCAGTTGCCCAGCCTTTGCAATATCCTCTAATATGATTTTCTCGGCGGAGTATTTTTAAGCTTGATTCCCTCCCCCTCGATGCTTAATCACCGTTCCCACCAAAATTCTGCCTCTGCCCCTTCCCCAACCTGCCGCAACACCAACCGCATGCACAAAAAAACACGCCCCATCTCAAAGGCGCGTTTCCTTATTTATATTTCTCCGCCCGCTCCGCATCCGCCGCCACGATCCTGTTATGCACCCGCTGCGACAAGAGCACGCTCAGCTCATACAAAATAACGAGCGGAATCAGCACCATAAAGGCGGAGAATAAATCGGCGGGAGTGATCATCACCGAAATAACGACCAGCGCGAAATAAGCGACCCGGCGCATTTTCCGCAGCAGCTTCGGCGTTACGATTCTCAGCTGCGTCAAAAACAAAATGATAAGCGGCAGCTCGAACAACAGCGAAATCGGCAAAACGAGGTTCATCATGAATTTGAAATAGTCCGCCATGCCGTACGTTTCGACCAGGCCAAGCTGCTTGTTGAGCGACCCCGTAAACGACATCGCCAACGGAAATACGACATAATAACCAAAGGCGAGCCCCACCAAAAAACAGATAAATACGAACGGAATGTATTTCACGGTCGCTCTGCGTTCTGCCGGCCTCAGCCCCGGACTGACAAACGCCCAGACCTGGTACAGTGTAAACGGGAGCGTAATCCCCAGCGACACCAGCATCGCGATTTTCATGTAGACGCCGACGCCGTCCCAAAACGAAAAGGCGTTCAATTCGATTTTCGCGCCGGAAATGGCGTTTGTCGTCAAATAATGATAAATCGGATCGACCACAAAAAAAGCGCCGACCAGCACGATGACAAAAACGATGCAGACCAGCATCAACCGCCGCCGCAGCTCCGACAGATGGTCGACGATGCTCTGCATCTCCTGCTCTTCAGCCATCAACCGTCCTCCTTTTCCCGCCTTGAGCTCATTCCGGCAGCCGGCGGTCCTCCGGTTTAGGGCTTTCGGCGCGGGCAGGGGCCGCTTCCGTCCGCTTTGCTTCCGGCACATCGTCCACAATGTCCCGCGTCGCCTCTTTGAACTCCCGGAACGTACGGCCTACGGCCCGTCCCAAATCCGGTAATTTATTCGGTCCAAACAGCAGCAAAGCCGCGATGACAATCAATAAAAATCCGCCTGCGCTCATCGCTATATTCTCCTTTCGCTACGTCCAAAATAGGCAGGGATATAACATGTTTTAACCACACGCCCACATCATACCATAACGAATGTCACAGTTACAGTCCATATATTTTACATTCAAGCAAAAAACGACGGTAAAAGTGCGGTCGATTACAGGCGGAATTGACCGGTTACCATTAGCAGCGCTTCCGGCAGCTGTTCCATAATGGCCGCCAGATTTTCATGCACACCTTTCGGCGTACCGGGCAGGTTGACGATCAGCGTGCGGCCGCGGATGCCGACAATCCCGCGGAACAGCATCGCCGCCGGATTTTTTTGCATCGCCGCGTAACGCATCGCTTCCGCCATGCCCGGAACCTCGCGCTCGATGACCCGTCTCGTCGCTTCGGGCGTAACGTCGCGGATCGCCAGCTCCGTCCCCCCGGTGGTGAATACCAAGTCCGCATGAAAATAATCGGTCATTTCAATCAAAGCCGCAATAATTTCATCCGGCTCATCGGGAACGATCCGGTATTCTACGATTTCGCCGCCCAACTCCTCTTCCACCAGCTCGCGGATAACCTGGGCGCTCGTATCTTCACGTTCGCCTCTGGCCCCTTTGTCGCTTGCTGTAAGGATCGCTGTTTTCCAAACCATGAAGTCACCCTCCTTATCCATTGTAGGAACTCCAAATTCAGTACGGTCATGCCGGGATCATCAATGCGAGTTCCGTGTGCTTAAATTTTTAAGTCCTCCCCAGCCTTCACGGCCGGACGTAATCCCCGCTTTTTCCGCCCGTTTTCGAGCGAAGCAGCGTCGGGCCGATCGCCATATCCTTCTGCAGCGCTTTGCACATGTCGTACACGGTTAGCGCCGCGGCGGAAACCGCTGTTAGCGCCTCCATTTCAACGCCGGTTTTCCCTTCCGTTTTTACCGTCGCCTCCACATACAGCTCGTCCCGCCCGTTATCGGAAAACGCGATATCCACGCCCGTCAGCGGCAGAGGATGGCACATCGGAATCCATTCGGACGTCCGTTTCGCCCCTTGAATCCCGGCCACCTGGGCAACGGCGAGAACGTCCCCTTTGCCGATCCGGCCTTGTTTTATCGCCTCAAACGTGGAGGGAAGCATCGAAATCTTCGTTTCGGCCACGGCGACGCGGACGGTCGGCGCCTTGCCGGAAATGTCCACCATACGGGCTCTTCCCTGCTCGTTAAAGTGAGTCATGCCTTGGCCCGATTCCGAGTTCATCAAGCTTATCACTACTTTCCTTCATATATATTGTTCCGGCAGCCGTAAACAGCAGGTCCAGCTTAAAATCATGCCGCTCCATCGGAACCTTGCCGGGAACGATCAGTTCCTCAAGCGCCAGCGCGGCCAGGACCACCCGGCCCGTTCCCCCGCTGCGCTCCGCCAAATCTCCGATCAGCCGGTCGTAATACCCCGCACCGAAGCCGATCCGTCCGCCGCCGCGATCAAAGGCCAGCCCCGGAACGAGGATAAGATCGATCTCCGGATACCGGGCAGGCGGCCAAACCGGCGTTTCGTCCCCCGGTTCGGGAATGCCCCAGGTGCCGGGAAGCAAAGCTTCTTCCGCGCTGATTTCGTGCAGGGCAAGCGTGCGGTTCCCGCGAATTTTGGGGACGAGCATCCGATCGCTTTGCGCCAGGCAGCTTCGGATCAGCGGACGCGTGTCGGGTTCATCCCGGAAAGACACGTAACACATTACGTTAAGCCGGCCGCCGCGCTGCCCGCGAAGCGGTTTCAGCACGTCCCGCTCGGCCCGGGCGGCCGCGGCAACCGACTGCTCCGCTCTCGCAGCTTCGGGAATGCTTGCCCGAACTTGGAGCATCCGCCGGCGCAGCTCTTGTTTCGCTTCCGCAAGCTCCATTCCTTATCCCCTTCCGTTCACGGCAAAAGTACGATTTCATCATTGATCATGGCAAAAAAAGTCGAGTATTCTCTATGAACTAGTTTATCATTGTTATATGAAAATGAAAACTAAACCGGAAAAGGCAACCCGGCCATACGTTCTCCCACAATGAGCGGTGCAATTAACGTTCGTTTCATGTACACTAAATATACAATAATGTTCATATTCTAATGATAATGTTTTTGGAGGATAGAATCGGATATGCTGCTTCAAGCCACAAACATCACAAAATTATACGGAGTAACCGCCGTTCTGGAGGGAATCAACCTGCAGGTGCTGGAACGTGACCGCATCGGTCTCGTGGGCGTCAATGGCGCCGGCAAGTCGACATTTCTGCAAATTTTAGCCGGTGAATTATCCTATGACGGCGGTCAAATATTCAAAGCGAAGGAAACGACGATCGGCTACCTGGCGCAAAACAGCGGGCTGCAGTCGGACCGCACCATCTGGGAGGAAATGCTCGCCGTATTTGCCCCGTTGATCGAAACGGAGCGCGAGCTGCGGCGGATGGAGGAGCAGATTGCCGATCCGGAGCTGGCCCGGGACGAGAAAGCGCATCAGGATTTGCTCAACCGCTACGCGCTGAAATCGGACTGGTTCAAGGATCACGGCGGCTACGAGATCGAGACCCGCATCCGCAGCGTCCTGCACGGCATGGGCTTCGGCGATTTCCCGCCGGACACCGTCATCTCCACGTTAAGCGGCGGGCAACGGACCCGGCTGGCGCTGGCGCGTATATTGCTCCAAGCGCCCGATTTGCTGATGCTTGACGAACCCACTAACCATTTGGACATCGAAACGCTGACCTGGCTGGAGGATTATTTGCGGAATTATTCCGGGGCATTGCTGGTCGTTTCCCATGACCGTTATTTTTTGGACCGGCTGGTCACTTCCATCGTTGAAATCGAACGCCATCAATCGCGTAAATATACCGGCAACTACAGCCGGTTTATCGAACTCAAGGCGGCGGAATACGAGAGCCAAATGAAGCAATATGAAAAACAGCAGGACGAAATCGCCCGGATGGAAGCTTTCATTCAGCGGAACATCGTTAGAGCGTCTACGACCAAACGGGCCCAGAGCCGGCGCAAGATGCTGGAAAAGATGGACGTCATCGGCCGCCCGCAGGGCGATCTGAAACGGGCCAGCTTCTCCTTTGAAGCCGAGGTTATGAGCGGCAAGGACGTGCTGCAGGCCGATCATCTTGCATATTCGTTCGAAAACAAGCAAAAACCGCTGTTTCAAAACGTCTCCTTCTCACTGCAGCGCGGCGAGACGGTCGCTCTGATCGGCCCCAACGGCATCGGCAAATCGACGCTGCTCAAAATGCTGACCGGGGATCTGAAGCCTGCGGCCGGCAAAATCACCTGGGGCGCTAAGGTGAAAATCGGCTTTTACGATCAGGAGCAGACCAACTTGAATCCGGACAATACGGTGCTTGAAGAACTGTGGAGCGCCTTCCCCCATATGGAAGAGGCACGCATCCGCACCGTGCTCGGCAATTTCCTGTTCAGCGGCGAAGACGTGCTGAAGAAGGTAGCCGCGCTAAGCGGCGGCGAAAAAGCCCGGGTCGCCCTGGCCAAGCTGATGCTGCAAAAAGCGAACGTCCTGATTCTCGACGAGCCGACCAACCACTTGGATTTGTTTAGCAAGGAGGTTTTGGAGTCCGCTTTGCTCGAATATGACGGAACGCTGCTGTTCATATCCCACGACCGTTATTTCCTGAACAAAATCGCGGAGCGCATCGTGGAGCTTCATCCGAACGGAGCGGAGCATTTCCTGGGCAATTATGACGACTATTTGGCGAAAAAACAGGAACTTGCGGAGCTTGCCGCGGAAAAAGCCGGAGCCGGCGAGGTTAAACCGGGCGCGGCCAACCGGGCCGTTCCTGCGCCCGAACAGGCCTCCGCTTCCCAGAAGACGGGAGCCGCTTCGTACGAGGCCGACAAACAGGCCAAACGCGAAGAACGCAACCGGCAGCGGAGGATGGAGCAGTTGGAGGAAACGATCGCTAAGCTGGAAGGCGACATCGCCGCTTTGGAGAGCGAACTTGCGCTGCCTGAGGTTTACCAGGATTACATGGCGGTTCAGGAACGCCAATCGGCCATCGAACGGCACAAGGAGCAGTTGTCTTCCGCTTATGAGGAATGGGAAACTTTAGCCGAAGCGTAAAATGGATTTTACAACACCTTCACAAAAATTTTTTATTTTACAAAACGAAAACAATAAAGCGAATTATGCACAAATTTATCCACATTATCCTGAATTATTTTCACATTAAAACGGCCCTTAGGGCCGTTTTTTTTGCAGGTTAACTAGGTTTTTTCACAAAAACGCCTAATTATCCACCAACTTATTCACATTATCCACAGTTTTCAGAAAACAAACCGGGGCTTTTTTCGTATCCGCATTCATAAGTTGACGGACAAGCTTTCATCTTTCTTTCATAAATTTAGCCAACAATCTGTGGATAACCTTGTCCACATCTTGACAAAATCAGACTTTTTTCTTCCCCTTCCATTATCCCATTCCCAAATGCCGGTTTTCTTCACAGGAGATCTCCCAGGTTCGAAGCTCATAGTTCTCGGCTCCCGATTTCACGAACGGATCTTGTCCGGCGATTTGCCGAGCCTGCTCGATCGTGTCCGCTTCGATGACGATCATCCCGCCTTTATAATCGGTAAACGGACCGCACATGACCAAATATCCCAGCCTATCCAGTTCCCTTAAATGGGCCACATGTTCGCGGATCAGCCCCTCGTCAAGGCTTTTCCCGGGATTTAGCGTAAGCAAAATGACATACTTTGTGAATTTCGGTGCCTCGGTCTTCGTTTTCATGCTAATTCCTACTGTCAAGTTACTGATTCTTTTTTCCCGCTTTTTCCGTTAAACCGTTTCACCGCCCGCATCCCGCCTGCAAACCATCCGAAATGCCTATTGCCCTCCCGGTTTTAAACTCTTTATGATCGAATAGAGCAAAACTAGAGAAAGCTGTAAAAGATTGCCGAAAAGGAGAGAAATGAATGAAACTTGTCAAAGCCGCTTCACTGGCCGCACTGGGAGCCGGCCTCGCTTTTTTGGGAGGCTGCCAGGTGCTTGGCGCGACGCAAGACGCTTCATCCACGGCTCCAGCCTTTACGGAATCCAAGCTCCCGGGCGGAGGGCTCGCTTTGCCTCTAAACGAGCGGATTCATTTGTCGACAGACCAAAAGTGGGTTGCGGAGGAAGGCCATCTGTCCGATTTGATCCGGCTGCAATGGACGGCGGAGCGGGCCAAACCGGCCATCGCTTGGGCCAATGAAGAAGGGAAGGACAAGACCGCCATCATCTCGCACGACAAGGCCAACAACCCGGAGCAGCACGATCATAAGCATATATCGATCGAAACGACGATGTCCCCTGACGGGGAGTATAAGGACCAGCTGTTCACCCGTTTTGAAATTCCTTATGATACCGATGTCGCCGAGATTCGCACCCATTCTTCGAACTTCAACGTAATGAACGGGATTTTGCGGGTTG from Paenibacillus macerans includes:
- a CDS encoding transposase, producing the protein MEVNTGTELQPFSSRFNSEQDCMEALIAMKWPNGFVCPRCAHTRCSRLTSRHIPLFECGKCKHQTSPLVSTIFEGTHLPLVKWFQVLELFLLEGGISALRLSKVIRVAYKTAWSMLHKIRHAVGEFDARELLSGDVKVNSDQYGRNPSRCQLSHPYTSAVVAGCTVTESGEPEQVKIRLVPHKRGGEKRASRHDQTAFISRHVDVHTSAVQLFLQAFRLYAPLRKVVREAWESLKSTYGALGLKHLQAYLNEYTGRRRLRLSGGLPGAEETMRQKLLQMCVAIPAIPYRKLVARQPNQPLAAAA
- the groL gene encoding chaperonin GroEL (60 kDa chaperone family; promotes refolding of misfolded polypeptides especially under stressful conditions; forms two stacked rings of heptamers to form a barrel-shaped 14mer; ends can be capped by GroES; misfolded proteins enter the barrel where they are refolded when GroES binds); amino-acid sequence: MAKEIRFSEDARHAMLRGVDALANAVKVTLGPKGRNVVLEKKFGSPLITNDGVTIAKEIELENAFENMGAQLVKEVATKTNDVAGDGTTTATVLAQALIREGLKNVTAGASPIGLRKGIDKAVRAAVEELKNISKTIEGKQSIAQVAAISAADEEVGELIAEAMEKVGKDGVITVEESRGFATELEVVEGMQFDRGYVSPYMITDTDKMEAVLDNPYILITDKKISSTQEILPLLEKIVQQSRPLLIIAEDIEGEAQAMLIVNKLRGTFNAVAVKAPGFGDRREAMLQDIAALTGGQVITEKLGLDLKSTTVDQLGNARQVIVTKENTTIVDGSGDKADIQARVNQIRAQLEETTSEFDKEKLQERLAKLAGGVAVVKVGAATETELKERKLRIEDALNATRAAVEEGIVSGGGVALVNVYNAVASVQAEGDEKTGVNIVLRALEEPVRTIAANAGEEGSVIVDRLKKEKVGIGYNAATGEWVNMIEAGIVDPAKVTRSALQHAASVAGLFLTTEAVIADKPEPEKPAAPDMGGMGGMGMM
- the groES gene encoding co-chaperone GroES, with amino-acid sequence MIKPLGERVLVQPIEQEETTAFGIVLPDTAKEKPQEGKVIAVGSGTLKDGVRVPLEVKEGDRVLFSKYAGTEVKYEGKEYLIMKESDIHAIIG
- the tatC gene encoding twin-arginine translocase subunit TatC, whose translation is MAEEQEMQSIVDHLSELRRRLMLVCIVFVIVLVGAFFVVDPIYHYLTTNAISGAKIELNAFSFWDGVGVYMKIAMLVSLGITLPFTLYQVWAFVSPGLRPAERRATVKYIPFVFICFLVGLAFGYYVVFPLAMSFTGSLNKQLGLVETYGMADYFKFMMNLVLPISLLFELPLIILFLTQLRIVTPKLLRKMRRVAYFALVVISVMITPADLFSAFMVLIPLVILYELSVLLSQRVHNRIVAADAERAEKYK
- a CDS encoding twin-arginine translocase TatA/TatE family subunit, producing the protein MSAGGFLLIVIAALLLFGPNKLPDLGRAVGRTFREFKEATRDIVDDVPEAKRTEAAPARAESPKPEDRRLPE
- a CDS encoding MogA/MoaB family molybdenum cofactor biosynthesis protein, which encodes MVWKTAILTASDKGARGEREDTSAQVIRELVEEELGGEIVEYRIVPDEPDEIIAALIEMTDYFHADLVFTTGGTELAIRDVTPEATRRVIEREVPGMAEAMRYAAMQKNPAAMLFRGIVGIRGRTLIVNLPGTPKGVHENLAAIMEQLPEALLMVTGQFRL
- the moaC gene encoding cyclic pyranopterin monophosphate synthase MoaC, whose protein sequence is MNSESGQGMTHFNEQGRARMVDISGKAPTVRVAVAETKISMLPSTFEAIKQGRIGKGDVLAVAQVAGIQGAKRTSEWIPMCHPLPLTGVDIAFSDNGRDELYVEATVKTEGKTGVEMEALTAVSAAALTVYDMCKALQKDMAIGPTLLRSKTGGKSGDYVRP
- a CDS encoding 5-formyltetrahydrofolate cyclo-ligase, translating into MELAEAKQELRRRMLQVRASIPEAARAEQSVAAAARAERDVLKPLRGQRGGRLNVMCYVSFRDEPDTRPLIRSCLAQSDRMLVPKIRGNRTLALHEISAEEALLPGTWGIPEPGDETPVWPPARYPEIDLILVPGLAFDRGGGRIGFGAGYYDRLIGDLAERSGGTGRVVLAALALEELIVPGKVPMERHDFKLDLLFTAAGTIYMKESSDKLDELGIGPRHDSL
- a CDS encoding ABC-F family ATP-binding cassette domain-containing protein translates to MLLQATNITKLYGVTAVLEGINLQVLERDRIGLVGVNGAGKSTFLQILAGELSYDGGQIFKAKETTIGYLAQNSGLQSDRTIWEEMLAVFAPLIETERELRRMEEQIADPELARDEKAHQDLLNRYALKSDWFKDHGGYEIETRIRSVLHGMGFGDFPPDTVISTLSGGQRTRLALARILLQAPDLLMLDEPTNHLDIETLTWLEDYLRNYSGALLVVSHDRYFLDRLVTSIVEIERHQSRKYTGNYSRFIELKAAEYESQMKQYEKQQDEIARMEAFIQRNIVRASTTKRAQSRRKMLEKMDVIGRPQGDLKRASFSFEAEVMSGKDVLQADHLAYSFENKQKPLFQNVSFSLQRGETVALIGPNGIGKSTLLKMLTGDLKPAAGKITWGAKVKIGFYDQEQTNLNPDNTVLEELWSAFPHMEEARIRTVLGNFLFSGEDVLKKVAALSGGEKARVALAKLMLQKANVLILDEPTNHLDLFSKEVLESALLEYDGTLLFISHDRYFLNKIAERIVELHPNGAEHFLGNYDDYLAKKQELAELAAEKAGAGEVKPGAANRAVPAPEQASASQKTGAASYEADKQAKREERNRQRRMEQLEETIAKLEGDIAALESELALPEVYQDYMAVQERQSAIERHKEQLSSAYEEWETLAEA
- a CDS encoding YciI family protein, with protein sequence MKTKTEAPKFTKYVILLTLNPGKSLDEGLIREHVAHLRELDRLGYLVMCGPFTDYKGGMIVIEADTIEQARQIAGQDPFVKSGAENYELRTWEISCEENRHLGMG